The sequence below is a genomic window from Setaria italica strain Yugu1 chromosome IV, Setaria_italica_v2.0, whole genome shotgun sequence.
CAATGCTATATTGATTCTTTGACTTAAAGTCAGAATCTTTCGTGGACTATGGGCCTTCTGATTTAGCCACATATCTAGGTTCCCATTCAGCATATTTGGGAATACTATGGCCTTGAAGTCAGCCCCAGTAGGATCCACTGAAGAGCATAAAGTAATGATTTTTACAATATTTCGATGTCGGGCATTTCTGAGGGCTTCACATTCTGCAAGGAAGCTCCTATGTGCTCCATTTATGCTGAGGTTAAAAATCTTGATGGCCACTTGATCTTTGTGAAGCTTCATGCTACCCTTATAAACCCTTCCAAATGAACCTGAGCCAATTAAGTTGGTAGAAGAGAACATATCTGTTGCCTTAACGATGTCATCATATGTAATGTTCTTCATGTGCTTATTGAATTGTTGAAAATGTGCTTGAGCCTGCATTCTCTTCCTCCAGAAAAATGTGGCAATACAAAGCAGAGTGATTATAACAATTGGTATAACTATCTTTGCAACTAGAACCAAATCCTTGTGCTTGCTTTTACTGTCATCACTCCTTGCTGAACAAAGAGGGATACCTGCTGTTAGAACACTAGTGCACAACTGATCATTTCCTTCTATTGACACTGCACTAGCATTGCCAAAAATACCACCTCTTGGAACCTCTCCATCAAAATTGTTGAAGGATAAATTGAGGTAATGGAGATAGCTCAAGGACGTGAAAAACTCTGGGATTTTTCCAGACAAATTGTTCCGAGAAATATCCAACTCTTTGATTCCTACCAGTTCTGCAAATGATTGTGGAATGCTTCCTGCAAAGAAGTTGTTTTGCATCTTAAGACATTCCAGAAGCACACACTGGCCAAGACTGGGTGGGATGCGGCCGGACAACATGTTGTTTGAGATGCTAAGTTTATTCAAATTGATGAGATTGCCAATTTCCTCAGGTATTTCTCCGGCCAAGTAGTTGTATGACAAGTCAAATTCTTGAGAAAGAGACGAAATTTTGAGGATTGATCTTGGTATACTCCCATTTAGTGCATTGTGAGCAAGATTGAGTATTTGGAGTTGAGTACAACGTCCTATACTTTCAGGTATCCTGCCACTTAAGTTGTTGGCATCCAATTTCAGATCCGTCAGCTGAACTAGGTTGCCAATAGCATCAGGAATTGTGCCTGAGAGTCTATTTTGTGCAACAGCTAGAACTACCAAATTTTTCATACTCCCAATTGTTGGTGGTATACTACCAGTGAAGCGATTGTAATCCATGTACAATGTATTGAGGTTTTTCAGATTTCCCATCTCTGGTGGTATGGGCCCAGAAATTTTGTTGTCTCTTAGCCACAGTACTTCGAGACTACCAGAAAGATTGCCGATAGAACTTGGCAATTCcccttggaaattgttcccaGCCAGATACAGTTTAGTCAATCTGGAGCAATTTGATAGTGAGGAGAGAAAACCCCAGTCTCCTGCATCTAGCATGTTATATGACACATCAAGTTCTTCCAAATTTGGCAATGATCCAAAGAATGGCACAGGCCCAGTTAGCCTGTTTTCTCCTAGGGAAAGCCACTTCATGTTGAAGGCATTGACAAGGGAAGCTGGAACTGGACCATCAAACTTGTTTGATGTGAGGATTAGTATTTGAATTTTTGGTAGCGTATAGCCGATGTGGGAGGGCAATCTTCCGCTGAGTGAATTGTTTCCCATAGCAAGAGCTGTTAGGGAGGACATGTTGAAGAGAGACGGTGGTACTGGCCCAGACAAGTTGTTTAAATTCAAGTTCAGTAAACTTAATGTTGGCAAATAGCCTATGCTCTCTGGAATGCTCCCAGCTAACTTGTTCCGTGTAAGGCGAAGGTCAAGTAGGGAAGAAAGATTCCCTAATGAGGCTGGTATTATTCCTGAGAGAGAGTTCCCTCCCAAATGAAGATGTTTTACTGGGGGAGAGGTTGCAGTAACAGGTGGTATAGAACCAAAAAATTTGTTTTCTTGGAGGCAAATGGCAATAAGTGATGAGGAGTTGAAGAGAGCCTCTGGGAGTTCTCCACTAAGACTGTTTCTCATGAGCCTAAGTACTCGGAGAGATGAACTGCTAGCCAAGGACTCTGGAATCCCTCCTGTGATAGCATTTCTCCCAAGATCAACGTGTTTGAGAGAAACACTGCTACCCAAAGAGGGCggtatggcaccactaagcttgTTGTTAGCGAGAATTAGTATTTGCAGCTCTGGAAGAGTCCCAAAAGGAGAGGGTATGCTTCCTTCTAGATTGTTGTTGCTAAGATTAATCTCCTGAAGGTGGATGCATTGACTAAGGACAGATGGTATTTCCCCATGAAGGGAATTGTTCCACAATCCAAGGATTTGAAGTTGGGAACATGAAGAAAGTTCAGAAGGGATGTTACCGTCTAGAGAGTTCATGCTTAAGTTCAGACTGCTGAGTTGGCTGAGTAGTCCAAGCTCTGATGGTATGCTCCCATGCAAGCTATTGTTTGACAGTTGCAGCCTTGTAAGAGAGGTGAGATTGGCAATGCAAGGTGATATGGTACCTGTGATTCCTTCTGATGCGAGATCCAGTGCAATAACACGGCGAGGTGGCTGTTTGCTGCAAGTGACCCCATGCCAGCTGCAGAACTCCAAGGATGCATTGCTCCATGAGGCAAAAACATCAGCTGGACCAGATAGCTGGGACTTGAAGCAGATGAGTGCTTGCTGGTCATTTTCTCTTTCATCGCAGGTGGCCTCTGGTAGGCTGCCAAACAAGGTGACGAGACAAAGAAGCAAAACAAGAAACTGTGGCATGATGCCCCAAAAGGCCATTGCTGTTTATCCAAATTGTCTTGTACTGGAGGATACTTATATATGGGCCTTGTAATGCGGTAGTGCCTTGCTGCTCTGTAAATCACACTGTCTTCTAGTCCAACATATGGTGGGAACGAGGAAGATGCATGAATGCATGCTTTCGGTATTCAGCTTGATTTTTATCCAAATTGTTTGTTGGTTTCTGAATTCTGGTGTAGTTGTTGAAGTGTTGACCCTACCCGTGCCATACAAAAATGCAAGTTGTTTTCAGGAAGGTGTCTGGCAAAGtggcaattgagttgcttggaAGGTCGACATCATTGGAGCTGGACTGTGAACCATCTCATTGGTAAGTAAAAGAGTTACTTCCAGGTATGCCTCTATCAGCTAGGCTCTCGTTCAGTTAGTAAAGGAGTACAGGACATAGTCAGGAAACAAAACTTTAATTATCAGTTCACAAAAAGAATAACCAGGATAGTATTTTGTTCTGGATACTAAAACCAACTTTAgctataattttattttcacAAAATGGCACCGTATCTGAAAAGGTCAAAACTTTTCATTTCGAAAGCTTACACCTAAATTGATTTCATAAAAAGAATACGACAAACAGCAACCCTGACGAACCACTACTAAGTGTTTCTTTAATTCATTCTCCTAAACCTGCAATTTTGTGCTAAGAAATTTTAACATTACAATCTTCAGACAGCAAACTTGGATGCCACTGTGCCATAAACCTCTGCACACTGCCATTGACCAGTCCACCAGCTGCCGAAAACTTTGACCGAAGAGAATATATGCTTCTGTAAAATTCTCCCATGACTATGATACTGGCATGATGTGAACGCATGCCCGCCTTCTAAATGAAGCTATGAAAGCACGAAATTCTTGGGTTCCCTGACCAGGTAGGTGGGTCAAAGGATGCTTTGTTTTTTCTGACATCCAGTTGCATATATACCCGTACAAGGAACCTCTCTGAAGGCAGCCATCACCCTCCAGCTTGCGTTCTCCCTATAGCTGATGGAACCTGATAAGAACTCCCCCGTTCAGCGGGCCCCTTCAGTCAGCAATTCTCCAGCCACACCGGCCATTACACCTCCAGCCCCTCCAGGCAGCTGCAATCCCCCGTCTACTCCTGGAGCAGGAGGTGACCCTCCGGCAGTTCAACCTGTCACACCTCCGGCAGGTAAAGGCTCATCAGTCATCATGATCATACTAGTCTGAATTACTAGTGACTAGTTTGATAAAAACAATAGTTGTTTACGAGAATCGTTGCTAATTAAAGTACTTGATAAATCCAAAGATTATGAAATATAAATACTGAACATGACACATTCACAATTACATCTTACATCAAGGTATATATATAGTTAGGAGGCATGCAATTGTCAAGTGCATGTAAATCTCATGATAATCTTCAAAGCTGAAgcatttttccctttttatgAAGAGGCAAGGGTTAAGACATATGAACAGTTCTTCAAATTGCACTCCTTATCTAGCTCCTTCACTCCTTCAACATGCTGCTCATCtgttctttccttttttgttgTTGAGTTATAACATACCTAATTAGTTGATTGACAATGTTGCAGTTCCAGATCCAGCTGATCCAGATAGTGAGAATCGCCATGACCCTAAAGCATTTCTTCGTGATCCATGATGTTGTGAACTGAGCTAATATCAATACCAGTCTTGGGGTCCATCAACCACGATAACACTAGTATTTGACAAATTCCCTGTTCCAAAGTGTACCAAATTTCGAATAAGAGATCATACTGGCATATGCTAATATGTAAACACTGTTAGTACGCTGTTTCAGAGCTAtcattgtaaaaaaaatgttattggACCCATTATTAAGGTGTGCATTTATTGTGTTCCTGTTCTCAATTAATTTATTAGATAAAGCGTTTGCTTGTCTGTCTCAAAAATGACTAATGCATGCCATTGACCCTTTTTCCGTTTCGTATTGAAAACTAGCGTTGGACCCGGAGCATTGCCATAGAGAATTTACAATTCGGTCACATCAGTTCATCAGTTGTCAGGAAAACAACCCCGACAAACCAATGCCAAGTTTGTAAAGGATTGTCGTGGATAGATAAAAGGAGTGTTGAATATGTTACCATATGTCATCAGTCGATGTCACGCTAATTATCCTTGTCGATCAATCTCATAGGCTGTGGAAAATTATATGAACAACTGAATAGGAGAATAGTTATTTAAAATAGAAAAAGTCAAAATTACTTCTCTCAAGTACCCAGAAAACCcccaaaagtattttttttgcttAAATTTACAATCACAACTATGTCAATTTGTCCAGTTAACCCCTCAATaagatttatttttttcacGCACAAGTAGGATTTTTAAGTTAAAATATTTTAGAATGATAGTGACATCAGGATTTTTATAATgattggaaaaaaatgagagccatCGAGGAATAATTGTATGGTAGAAATATAGGAGGTTACCTAGAGAAAAGTGCCAATATGCACCAAATAGGTGAGACTAAGTACAAAAATAGTAGTGGGACCAGTAtgcaatttttttaattatcaacaacaaacaaaaatttaataaaaaagTACATGAAAATACGTGTACCTTACAATCATTGTAACAAAGCTTACATACCATATGTTGGGAAAAtatgttatgattttttttgatTATTTTGATAGGCTAGGACATCTAATACTAAATTAATCCTTGGGATATATAACTATACAAAAAGTACGATGAAAATTTTATAATATAACTTTTACAAAAGTTTAACCTAAAACTCCTATAATGCAtcgagaaacaaaaaaaaggtggATTGGATAATTTGACATAG
It includes:
- the LOC101769893 gene encoding receptor kinase-like protein Xa21: MAFWGIMPQFLVLLLCLVTLFGSLPEATCDERENDQQALICFKSQLSGPADVFASWSNASLEFCSWHGVTCSKQPPRRVIALDLASEGITGTISPCIANLTSLTRLQLSNNSLHGSIPSELGLLSQLSSLNLSMNSLDGNIPSELSSCSQLQILGLWNNSLHGEIPSVLSQCIHLQEINLSNNNLEGSIPSPFGTLPELQILILANNKLSGAIPPSLGSSVSLKHVDLGRNAITGGIPESLASSSSLRVLRLMRNSLSGELPEALFNSSSLIAICLQENKFFGSIPPVTATSPPVKHLHLGGNSLSGIIPASLGNLSSLLDLRLTRNKLAGSIPESIGYLPTLSLLNLNLNNLSGPVPPSLFNMSSLTALAMGNNSLSGRLPSHIGYTLPKIQILILTSNKFDGPVPASLVNAFNMKWLSLGENRLTGPVPFFGSLPNLEELDVSYNMLDAGDWGFLSSLSNCSRLTKLYLAGNNFQGELPSSIGNLSGSLEVLWLRDNKISGPIPPEMGNLKNLNTLYMDYNRFTGSIPPTIGSMKNLVVLAVAQNRLSGTIPDAIGNLVQLTDLKLDANNLSGRIPESIGRCTQLQILNLAHNALNGSIPRSILKISSLSQEFDLSYNYLAGEIPEEIGNLINLNKLSISNNMLSGRIPPSLGQCVLLECLKMQNNFFAGSIPQSFAELVGIKELDISRNNLSGKIPEFFTSLSYLHYLNLSFNNFDGEVPRGGIFGNASAVSIEGNDQLCTSVLTAGIPLCSARSDDSKSKHKDLVLVAKIVIPIVIITLLCIATFFWRKRMQAQAHFQQFNKHMKNITYDDIVKATDMFSSTNLIGSGSFGRVYKGSMKLHKDQVAIKIFNLSINGAHRSFLAECEALRNARHRNIVKIITLCSSVDPTGADFKAIVFPNMLNGNLDMWLNQKAHSPRKILTLSQRINIALDLAYAMDYLHNQCASPLIHCDLKPSNILLDHDMVAYVSDFGLARFQCTKSSAHQDSSASLAGLKGSIGYIPPEYGMSQNISTTGDVYSFGVLLLEMMTGCRPTDEKFSNGTSLHEFVDRAFPKNVEEVVDPTMLQDDISATEVLQNCIIPLVKIGLSCSKTSPKERPGMDKVSTEILTIKNMFSSIHEHDQSK